The Candidozyma auris chromosome 1, complete sequence genome includes a region encoding these proteins:
- a CDS encoding RNA exonuclease, which produces MDGVAIFINKDRFDLLKSHKVNFGHYVSTHTDRFQITEDMKSRLIPRNTVAVLVKLRDKLTKKILYVTNTHLYWSPAFNDVKLMQTKLLLNELSRFTEECDEENPCILMCGDFNSTPTSSVYKLLSRGIVRLSSEKDLADYYYGEKLDGESISNDVLRNQFSLVPAYGPLLDDSFSEKLDFTSYTKSLTAVLDHIWFSKSNLAATKVLGKVDESYSMNAAGFPDRQFPSDHIPLISEIKYL; this is translated from the coding sequence ATGGACGGCGTTGCTATTTTTATCAATAAAGATAGATTTGATCTACTTAAATCCCACAAGGTCAACTTCGGTCACTACGTCTCGACACATACCGACCGTTTTCAAATTACTGAGGACATGAAGTCTCGATTGATTCCTCGAAACACGGTTGCCGTTCTCGTGAAGCTTCGCGATAAGCTAACGAAAAAGATTCTATATGTCACGAACACACATTTGTACTGGCTGCCCGCATTTAATGATGTAAAATTGATGCAGACTAAGCTCTTGCTAAATGAATTATCAAGGTTCACTGAAGAATGTGACGAGGAAAATCCGTGCATACTTATGTGCGGTGACTTCAATTCTACGCCTACATCGTCCGTTTACAAACTTCTTTCCAGGGGGATCGTGAGACTTTCTTCAGAGAAGGACCTAGCTGATTACTACTATGGTGAAAAACTAGACGGCGAGAGTATCTCTAATGATGTGCTTCGCAATCAGTTCTCTTTAGTGCCAGCCTATGGGCCTCTTCTCGACGACTCATTCTCTGAAAAGCTTGACTTTACCAGCTATACTAAAAGTCTCACTGCAGTTTTGGACCACATATGGTTCTCGAAATCAAATTTGGCAGCTACCAAGGTTTTGGGtaaagttgatgaaagctACAGTATGAACGCTGCCGGATTTCCTGATCGGCAATTTCCATCTGATCACATTCCACTCATATCTGAAATAAAGTATCTCTGA
- the NTG1 gene encoding bifunctional N-glycosylase/AP lyase, with product MPIKRVVAKAGVEKLVKRRRSSRIIAKLEVTRVGEVKIESHPSTVKEETPDEVIQEVVKEEAKKEFKQEVRNHVQETVEIVSGDTISPINGTCFSTVTDDDLAEGQPKNWSAIYNEVVKMRGKILTPVDSMGCEKMPDTLSPKLSERQPRLYRFQLLISLMLSSQTKDEINYEATQRMKEYFISKGFPDGVCIEAIRASTETEIDGLIQRVGFHRRKAMYIKRACEILAEKHNGDIPKSIEEVVELPGVGPKMGHLLLQFGWGVNSGIGVDVHIHRLAQKWGWVKKTDKPEVTRLELESWLPRRLWAQVNPLLVGFGQTVCNSQGSNCDVCSLATKGLCKGVDRKLLKGPISEKRLEKLRRQRADLSPLVSVMSDC from the coding sequence ATGCCCATCAAGCGTGTAGTGGCAAAAGCAGGTGTAGAGAAGCTTGTGAAGCGAAGAAGGTCTCTGAGAATCATAGCTAAGCTCGAGGTGACAAGAGTTGGAGAGGTGAAAATTGAGAGCCACCCTTCAAcagtcaaggaagagacACCAGACGAGGTCATACAAGAGGtggtgaaggaagaagctAAGAAAGAATTTAAACAGGAAGTCAGAAACCATGTTCAGGAGACCGTTGAAATCGTTCTGGGAGACACAATCTCGCCTATTAACGGGACGTGTTTCTCCACAGTCACGGATGATGATTTAGCTGAAGGACAGCCCAAAAACTGGCTGGCGATATATAATGAGGTTGTGAAGATGCGAGGCAAAATCCTCACACCTGTGGACTCGATGGGATGTGAGAAAATGCCCGATACACTTTCACCAAAGCTTCTGGAGAGACAGCCTCGCCTCTATAGGTTTCAGCTTCTCATCCTGCTCATGCTTTCCTCACAAACCAAGGACGAAATTAACTACGAGGCGACGCAAAGAATGAAGGAGTACTTTATTTCCAAAGGTTTCCCTGATGGTGTGTGTATCGAGGCCATTCGAGCCTCTACAGAGACAGAAATTGATGGGCTCATTCAGAGGGTCGGTTTCCACCGCCGTAAGGCAATGTACATTAAGAGAGCGTGTGAAATTCTTGCTGAAAAACACAATGGAGATATTCCGAAACTGATAGAGGAAGTGGTGGAACTTCCTGGTGTGGGTCCGAAAATGGGACATCTTTTGCTTCAGTTTGGTTGGGGGGTTAACAGTGGTATAGGCGTGGACGTACACATTCACCGGCTCGCACAAAAATGGGGTTGGGTCAAAAAGACTGATAAGCCCGAAGTTACAAGGCTAGAGCTCGAACTGTGGTTGCCTCGCAGGCTTTGGGCACAGGTGAACCCTCTACTTGTTGGCTTTGGGCAGACGGTTTGCAACTCCCAGGGTTCCAACTGTGACGTGTGTAGCTTGGCCACCAAGGGTTTATGTAAGGGTGTCGATAGAAAGCTCCTCAAGGGTCCAATAAGCGAGAAAAGGCTAGAGAAACTACGTCGTCAGCGTGCGGATTTGCTGCCATTAGTGAGTGTGATGCTGGACTGCTGA